In one window of Cohaesibacter gelatinilyticus DNA:
- the alr gene encoding alanine racemase, producing MKTTPLHSSWCEISCAKIEQNLRIALDILPAGSRFCVVLKADAYGHGIENVVPILLSHKIGYVGITSNSEAMAVREAGFGGTIMRLRTATFDEAVNALPFDVEEQVSTVEAAQAFAGLIKKRDLVIPLHLSLNAGGMSRDGLELSITSGRESFARIISLVGDNIVGICTHFPSNLTEELQISITRFHHDVNWVFRNSSLRREDILVHGGSSLTLVSGQKVGTDMMRCGAVLYGLVRQDLGFQPTMTLKARITSIGRYPQGSTIGYDRSSLLSEDKMLANISIGYANGYSRRFSDRSQVLVRGKQLPVLGKISMNTIVVDVSALTDAQVGDEVVVFGAYGEEAINVRTMEDLSGTIMADLCTDWGHRNPRIVT from the coding sequence ATGAAGACAACGCCACTCCATTCGTCGTGGTGCGAGATTTCTTGCGCCAAAATCGAGCAAAATCTGCGAATTGCGCTGGATATTCTTCCGGCTGGAAGCCGTTTTTGTGTCGTGCTCAAGGCCGATGCCTATGGCCACGGGATCGAGAATGTGGTGCCGATTTTGCTCAGCCACAAGATCGGCTATGTGGGGATCACCTCCAACTCGGAGGCCATGGCCGTGCGTGAAGCAGGGTTTGGGGGCACCATCATGCGTTTGCGTACTGCGACGTTTGACGAGGCGGTGAATGCGCTGCCCTTTGATGTCGAAGAGCAAGTCAGCACGGTTGAAGCTGCCCAGGCTTTTGCAGGGCTGATTAAGAAGCGCGACCTTGTGATCCCGCTTCACCTATCGCTCAATGCGGGAGGCATGTCTCGCGATGGATTGGAGCTTTCCATTACGTCGGGGCGGGAGAGTTTTGCCAGAATCATTTCGCTGGTTGGGGACAATATTGTCGGTATCTGTACCCATTTTCCATCCAATCTGACTGAGGAGTTGCAGATCAGCATTACCCGCTTTCATCATGATGTGAATTGGGTCTTCCGCAACTCATCGCTCAGACGTGAAGATATTCTCGTTCATGGGGGAAGTTCTTTGACCCTTGTGTCTGGACAAAAAGTGGGAACTGATATGATGCGCTGTGGGGCAGTTCTATATGGATTGGTTCGGCAGGATCTCGGTTTTCAACCGACCATGACCCTGAAAGCGCGCATCACATCCATCGGTCGCTATCCGCAAGGCAGTACCATTGGCTATGATCGCTCGAGCTTGCTGTCGGAAGACAAAATGCTGGCCAATATTTCGATTGGCTATGCCAACGGTTATAGCCGTCGCTTTTCCGACCGTAGTCAGGTTCTGGTTCGGGGTAAGCAGCTACCGGTTCTGGGCAAGATTTCCATGAATACGATTGTTGTCGATGTCAGTGCGTTGACGGATGCGCAAGTCGGTGATGAGGTGGTGGTCTTTGGCGCTTATGGCGAAGAGGCCATAAACGTTCGGACAATGGAAGATCTGTCAGGAACGATCATGGCGGATCTTTGTACGGATTGGGGGCACCGCAATCCCCGGATCGTAACCTGA
- a CDS encoding TRAP transporter large permease, protein MIILGSLILICVMLIIGVSVPMAFGAVLMFIAFFGGHDVSGFMPTGHWKISSLVLLAIPLFILAGAIMERGRIAAPLVALAELMVGHIRGGLSAASVVASGIFGAISGSAAATLTCIGSIMMPHLRKANYPDGLAAALIVSASPLGLLIPPSSSQILYAWVTQQSVLKCFLATVVPGLILILLLCIVNFVMLRNVKDLKTDRHEGSFRFELRKRGIKAMPALLMPVIILGGIYGGVMTPTEAAGVAVVYAIPIGFFVYKGLTRENFFPTLRYAGTTIGVVMMMVLIVLIVSQFLVFENIPAIAKELIYSVSDNPIIVLLMVNLVMILIGMLMDDISGLLLSAPLLLPIVQSVGMDPVHFAAVLGVNLGMANITPPTAPLLYLGARVTDTPVNVMMKPTLIMIVFAWLPTLLITTFIPQVALWLPDLMFS, encoded by the coding sequence ATGATTATTTTGGGAAGTCTTATCCTGATCTGCGTCATGCTGATCATTGGCGTCAGTGTTCCGATGGCCTTTGGTGCGGTTTTGATGTTCATCGCCTTCTTTGGCGGCCATGATGTCAGTGGCTTCATGCCGACCGGACATTGGAAAATCAGCTCACTTGTTCTACTGGCGATCCCGCTTTTCATTCTGGCAGGTGCCATCATGGAGCGGGGCCGGATTGCTGCACCATTGGTTGCCCTGGCGGAATTGATGGTCGGCCACATCCGTGGTGGGTTGAGCGCAGCTTCCGTCGTTGCCAGCGGTATTTTCGGGGCGATTTCCGGCTCGGCTGCGGCGACGTTGACCTGCATTGGCTCGATCATGATGCCGCATTTGCGCAAGGCCAACTATCCAGATGGTCTGGCAGCTGCCTTGATCGTCAGCGCCAGCCCTTTGGGGTTGCTGATCCCACCAAGCTCTTCGCAAATTCTTTATGCCTGGGTCACACAGCAGTCCGTTTTGAAGTGTTTTTTGGCGACCGTTGTGCCAGGGCTTATCCTCATCTTGCTGCTTTGTATCGTGAACTTTGTCATGCTGCGCAATGTGAAAGATCTGAAAACCGACCGCCATGAGGGAAGTTTCAGGTTTGAGTTGCGCAAGCGTGGCATCAAGGCCATGCCCGCCTTGCTGATGCCGGTGATCATTTTGGGTGGAATTTATGGGGGCGTCATGACTCCAACCGAGGCCGCCGGTGTTGCTGTGGTTTATGCCATTCCAATTGGCTTCTTTGTTTATAAGGGGTTGACCCGGGAGAATTTCTTTCCCACGCTTCGCTATGCAGGCACCACCATTGGCGTGGTGATGATGATGGTTCTCATCGTGCTGATCGTTTCCCAGTTTTTGGTCTTTGAGAATATTCCGGCTATCGCGAAGGAACTGATCTATTCGGTCTCGGACAATCCGATCATTGTTTTGCTGATGGTCAATCTGGTGATGATCCTGATTGGCATGCTGATGGACGATATTTCGGGTCTGCTTTTGTCTGCTCCCTTGCTGTTGCCGATTGTGCAAAGCGTGGGCATGGACCCCGTTCATTTTGCCGCTGTCCTTGGCGTCAATCTGGGTATGGCCAACATCACGCCGCCAACGGCTCCACTGCTCTATCTGGGGGCGCGAGTCACCGACACGCCGGTCAATGTGATGATGAAGCCGACCTTGATCATGATTGTTTTTGCTTGGTTGCCGACATTGTTGATCACAACCTTTATTCCGCAAGTCGCTCTCTGGTTGCCCGATTTGATGTTCAGCTAG
- a CDS encoding TRAP transporter small permease yields MTNLSQHFSPGMARFIDRLIVIKSWMLVIGCLIMAGTFFFVVVFRYGFGADLFAYEEWLLIICFWLYFAGSAMGTHDGTHVNADLLTYVIKDPHMAHLRSIIVGSIELIVALALVYWSTLMLIDEIESYPRWRTTIALRIPFFVPRLAMLVGFGLMAFYSLLHLIVLFRCKPTLDSKSASNS; encoded by the coding sequence ATGACCAATCTCTCCCAGCATTTCTCTCCGGGTATGGCCCGCTTCATCGACCGATTGATTGTCATCAAATCATGGATGCTGGTCATTGGCTGCCTGATCATGGCCGGGACTTTCTTCTTCGTCGTGGTTTTTCGCTATGGTTTTGGGGCGGATTTGTTTGCCTATGAAGAATGGCTGCTGATCATCTGTTTCTGGCTCTATTTTGCCGGTAGCGCGATGGGGACCCATGATGGGACGCATGTGAATGCGGATTTGCTGACCTATGTCATCAAGGATCCGCACATGGCACATCTGCGTTCCATTATTGTTGGATCCATTGAACTGATCGTGGCGTTGGCCCTGGTCTATTGGTCGACCCTGATGCTGATTGACGAGATTGAGAGCTATCCACGCTGGCGGACGACGATTGCTCTTCGTATTCCTTTCTTTGTACCCCGTCTTGCCATGCTGGTTGGTTTTGGCCTGATGGCGTTCTACAGCCTGCTGCATTTGATTGTTCTGTTCAGGTGCAAACCAACGCTCGATAGCAAATCTGCATCCAATTCTTGA
- the dctP gene encoding TRAP transporter substrate-binding protein DctP: protein MTNLTKLLAATALGVCLAGSAAADNITLKLAGVVPVEHFGNTLLDQIKKDIEAANVDVTVNLFPAGQLGSGEELFEAASRGNVDLVHSVVYAHNDPVLEINSLPYLVSSWDDAEKTYLKKDSPFNTIFAERLDGLGLKLLANAPEGFIGVVAKGVPANATNTDSKDMNIRVWSSQVIKSTVNAMGFKSTTMNWGEVFPAIQSGTVDGAICCTAQLAYSAFATSGVGKAFIPYNAVVENTTYYASKKSWGKMNEAQQKAVQAAFDKAAKDYAAWGRNNEAEYVKKLSESGYQVVEVSDADRATIAKKVRADVWPQIAEIVGQDVIDKLMAAK from the coding sequence ATGACCAATCTTACGAAATTGCTGGCTGCGACTGCATTGGGTGTCTGTCTTGCCGGTTCTGCTGCTGCAGACAACATCACCTTGAAACTGGCTGGTGTGGTTCCGGTCGAGCATTTCGGCAATACATTGCTGGATCAGATCAAGAAGGATATTGAAGCGGCCAATGTGGATGTGACAGTCAATCTCTTCCCGGCCGGCCAGCTTGGCTCTGGTGAGGAATTGTTCGAAGCGGCGTCTCGCGGCAACGTGGATCTGGTTCACTCTGTTGTTTACGCCCACAATGACCCGGTTCTGGAAATCAATTCCCTGCCATATCTGGTCTCGAGCTGGGATGATGCGGAAAAGACCTATCTGAAAAAAGACAGCCCGTTCAACACTATCTTTGCCGAGCGTCTGGATGGCTTGGGCCTCAAATTGCTGGCCAATGCGCCGGAAGGCTTCATCGGGGTTGTCGCCAAAGGCGTACCAGCCAATGCGACCAACACTGATAGCAAAGACATGAATATTCGTGTCTGGAGCTCTCAGGTGATCAAATCCACCGTCAATGCCATGGGCTTCAAATCCACCACCATGAACTGGGGCGAAGTCTTCCCGGCCATTCAGTCTGGCACCGTTGATGGTGCCATTTGCTGTACCGCTCAGTTGGCGTACAGTGCTTTTGCAACGTCCGGCGTTGGCAAGGCCTTCATTCCCTATAATGCGGTGGTCGAGAACACCACTTATTATGCTTCCAAGAAAAGCTGGGGCAAGATGAATGAAGCGCAGCAGAAAGCGGTTCAGGCGGCGTTCGACAAAGCTGCAAAAGACTATGCAGCCTGGGGCCGCAACAATGAGGCTGAATATGTCAAGAAACTGAGCGAAAGTGGCTATCAGGTCGTAGAGGTTTCTGATGCAGATCGTGCTACCATCGCCAAGAAAGTTCGGGCTGATGTTTGGCCGCAGATTGCCGAAATCGTTGGTCAGGATGTGATCGACAAGCTGATGGCTGCCAAATAG
- a CDS encoding LysR family transcriptional regulator, which translates to MNRTDLERFCHNLDWNLLHTFLVIVEERGVTRAAKRLLVTQPAVTNALKRLEVQFDCTLIDRGENDFTLTKAGQLLYEECQEVYSGVSRMAELLKDVREEVTGHVSIAAATHCRSPVIDVALARFHRENPKATLSIQVVTSGDVVTLVKRKTASCGFALTTASAAGLVSDVIFRSHFSLYCGKECELFGRNDITLEEVVAQPYVTYPTDQSGSEMARLTRARQEINFDKLPVGRSYHLEELVRMVEIGIGIGPFPVHVAQPLVDEGRLWRLPCFKELPVFDVSLVTNPKTRRNGAESAFIKILLDEIARTPMEERSYLN; encoded by the coding sequence ATGAACCGCACCGATCTGGAACGCTTCTGCCATAACCTGGACTGGAACCTGCTGCATACCTTTCTGGTCATTGTCGAAGAACGAGGTGTCACACGCGCTGCAAAGCGCCTGCTGGTTACACAACCTGCTGTCACCAACGCCTTGAAAAGACTTGAAGTCCAGTTCGATTGTACCCTCATAGATCGGGGAGAAAACGACTTCACTCTGACCAAAGCCGGGCAGCTTCTTTATGAAGAATGTCAGGAGGTATATAGCGGTGTATCTCGCATGGCAGAGCTTCTGAAAGATGTGCGTGAAGAAGTCACTGGCCATGTCTCAATTGCAGCTGCAACCCATTGCAGATCCCCTGTCATTGATGTCGCACTGGCTCGTTTTCATCGCGAAAATCCCAAGGCAACGCTCTCCATTCAGGTCGTTACCAGTGGAGATGTCGTCACCCTGGTCAAACGAAAAACCGCCTCCTGCGGCTTTGCTCTGACAACAGCAAGCGCTGCGGGTCTGGTCTCTGACGTAATTTTCCGTTCGCACTTTTCACTTTATTGCGGCAAGGAATGCGAGCTATTCGGACGCAATGACATCACCCTGGAAGAAGTCGTCGCCCAACCCTATGTCACCTATCCGACGGATCAATCAGGATCAGAGATGGCGCGCCTGACCCGTGCGCGTCAGGAAATCAATTTCGACAAGCTGCCAGTTGGCCGCTCTTACCATCTGGAAGAGCTGGTCCGCATGGTTGAGATCGGCATAGGTATTGGCCCCTTTCCAGTCCATGTTGCTCAGCCCCTGGTTGATGAAGGGCGCCTCTGGCGCCTGCCTTGCTTTAAAGAACTTCCTGTTTTTGATGTCTCACTGGTGACCAATCCCAAGACGAGACGAAATGGAGCAGAAAGCGCCTTCATCAAGATCCTTCTCGATGAAATTGCCAGAACCCCAATGGAAGAGCGGAGCTATCTGAATTAG
- a CDS encoding GNAT family N-acetyltransferase, protein MEIRKARDDDLGSLYSISLKTGHLGGDAQTLYVDPDMMGHIYSGPYLMLEPDLAFVIEHQEKVLGFCVGTLDTYEFACRQEKQWWPALRRKYPKPSKTSRSTWDADQRRAYMIHNPQIPPKDLCEAYPAHLHLNLLPEIQGQGVGNRLFEVWKNNARDLDAAAFHVGVNKDNSRAIRFWAKRGFQNHETATPNQNSRTLWMSIQY, encoded by the coding sequence ATGGAAATTCGTAAAGCGCGGGATGATGACCTTGGTAGCCTATATTCAATATCACTAAAAACGGGACATCTGGGTGGTGATGCTCAAACTCTATATGTTGATCCTGACATGATGGGGCATATCTATTCAGGCCCTTATCTGATGCTTGAACCCGATCTGGCATTTGTGATCGAGCATCAAGAAAAGGTTTTGGGCTTTTGTGTGGGTACATTGGATACGTATGAGTTTGCGTGCAGGCAAGAAAAACAGTGGTGGCCTGCTTTAAGGCGGAAATACCCAAAACCATCGAAAACATCTCGTTCGACTTGGGATGCGGATCAGCGCAGAGCCTATATGATTCATAATCCCCAAATCCCTCCAAAGGATCTGTGCGAGGCTTATCCAGCACATCTCCATTTAAATCTTTTGCCTGAAATTCAAGGCCAAGGTGTAGGGAATAGGTTGTTTGAAGTATGGAAAAATAATGCCCGCGATTTAGATGCAGCTGCGTTTCATGTGGGAGTTAACAAAGACAATTCTCGTGCAATCAGGTTTTGGGCGAAACGAGGTTTCCAAAACCACGAAACCGCTACACCCAATCAGAATTCACGAACTCTATGGATGAGTATTCAATATTAG
- a CDS encoding GNAT family N-acetyltransferase, translating to MRMSDGCIFVQPLSIDDKIDYCHLLSDPRVSGSLKGEIRPGSGVRLLSDCSIEELYEKFEYSLENQIEQTPCVFGVGLLDADKLIGSIGSYEIDADRIGLSYWLGAPFQGQGYGTKLLNLYRGSSLQHFKRRQLLADVASDNVASINVLKKTGFREVADTRSSDLTPLPGRRIFEWMLRNSRQKG from the coding sequence ATGCGTATGTCTGATGGATGTATCTTTGTTCAACCGTTGAGTATCGATGATAAGATAGATTACTGCCACCTTCTGTCAGATCCTAGAGTATCGGGTTCACTAAAGGGTGAGATCCGGCCAGGATCCGGGGTCAGACTATTGTCAGATTGTTCAATCGAAGAGCTGTATGAGAAATTTGAATATTCTCTTGAAAATCAGATTGAGCAAACACCTTGTGTGTTTGGGGTCGGGTTATTGGACGCAGATAAACTTATTGGATCAATCGGCTCCTATGAAATTGACGCAGATCGCATAGGCTTGAGTTATTGGCTTGGGGCACCTTTTCAAGGCCAAGGATACGGCACAAAGCTGCTGAATTTATATCGAGGGTCATCGCTTCAACATTTTAAACGTCGTCAGTTACTTGCAGATGTGGCCAGCGATAATGTGGCGTCAATCAACGTGTTAAAGAAAACTGGCTTTCGCGAAGTTGCAGACACCAGAAGCTCAGATCTCACGCCTTTACCTGGGCGCAGAATTTTCGAATGGATGCTCAGAAATTCGCGTCAAAAGGGCTAG
- a CDS encoding TRAP transporter large permease yields the protein MLLGLSIFLVVALLIAGVAVPMAFGGVLILIALLGDHNISAFMGTGHWKMNTIIILVIPLFIVAGDLMQRGKIAGPIVAIAELLLGRIKGGLSGACVLASAMFGAISGSGAATLTCIGSIMFPHLRRNRYPEGFSAALLVCASPLGLLIPPSGAQLIYAWLTQQSVLKCFLAALAAGLLLTIFLIIVNFVMLRNAKNIELTKIDGSPFVALGKSTFNAVPAILMPVVILGGIYGGVMTPTEAAGVAAIYSIPVGFWIYKGLTWKIFWETLKESSVTIGVVMVMIFMVLIVSKFLIFEDVPTIARNMIYSVSDNPVVVLLMINVVMILIGMLMDDFSGLVLSASLLTPIAVSTGMDPVHFAAVLGVNMGMGNITPPTAPLLFLGSRVTGVSVQAMMKPTLIFITFAWLPTLMLITYIPQIPMFLPNFFFE from the coding sequence ATGTTGCTAGGGCTTTCAATTTTCCTTGTCGTCGCATTGCTGATCGCTGGCGTTGCAGTGCCCATGGCATTTGGTGGGGTGTTGATTTTGATTGCGCTATTGGGTGATCACAATATCTCGGCCTTTATGGGAACCGGTCATTGGAAAATGAACACGATCATCATTCTGGTCATCCCGCTGTTCATTGTGGCAGGAGATCTTATGCAACGGGGTAAAATCGCTGGCCCCATCGTTGCTATTGCCGAATTGTTGTTGGGGCGAATTAAAGGTGGACTCAGTGGCGCTTGCGTTCTCGCTAGCGCCATGTTTGGGGCTATTTCAGGCAGCGGCGCTGCTACGCTGACTTGTATTGGCTCTATAATGTTCCCGCATCTTCGCCGTAACAGGTACCCAGAAGGGTTTTCAGCTGCTCTTTTGGTTTGTGCCAGTCCTCTTGGTTTGCTCATTCCTCCAAGTGGAGCACAATTGATCTATGCCTGGCTGACACAGCAGTCTGTTCTCAAGTGTTTCTTGGCAGCATTGGCAGCGGGATTGTTACTCACCATTTTCCTGATCATCGTCAACTTTGTTATGCTGAGAAATGCCAAAAATATCGAGCTGACCAAAATCGATGGAAGTCCGTTTGTAGCATTGGGAAAATCTACCTTTAACGCTGTGCCGGCGATTTTGATGCCGGTTGTTATTCTGGGCGGCATATATGGCGGTGTCATGACGCCAACCGAGGCTGCGGGTGTTGCTGCGATATACTCGATCCCTGTTGGTTTCTGGATTTACAAAGGGCTGACCTGGAAAATCTTTTGGGAAACCTTGAAAGAGTCGAGTGTCACCATTGGTGTGGTAATGGTGATGATCTTCATGGTGCTAATTGTGAGTAAGTTCCTCATTTTTGAGGATGTACCTACAATTGCCCGCAACATGATTTATTCGGTATCTGACAATCCAGTTGTTGTTCTATTGATGATCAATGTTGTGATGATCCTAATCGGCATGCTTATGGATGATTTTAGTGGACTTGTCCTAAGCGCCTCTTTGCTGACCCCCATTGCTGTCAGTACGGGAATGGATCCGGTTCATTTTGCGGCGGTGTTGGGCGTCAATATGGGCATGGGAAATATCACGCCTCCGACCGCGCCTCTTTTGTTTTTGGGATCACGAGTGACCGGTGTTTCTGTCCAAGCGATGATGAAGCCAACATTGATCTTCATCACCTTCGCATGGTTGCCAACATTGATGCTGATCACATATATCCCTCAAATACCAATGTTCCTGCCAAATTTCTTCTTCGAATAG
- a CDS encoding TRAP transporter small permease — protein sequence MELADGLPPRFGRLVRKLVTAKLAMSAIATLILPLTFLMVVIFRYILHWDLFAYEEWLLPISFWLYFLACGVGSYQDTQIRADILESYFKSARAIWLRRLCLHVVETLICFVMLYWTYLLLDSGIAQYPYWQKTIALKIPFFVAHLGIFLGVFFMAFYGLLHVYVLVRFGPQMIREPSPVQCKLMGEEQCC from the coding sequence ATGGAACTAGCGGATGGATTACCGCCCAGATTTGGGAGATTGGTTCGAAAACTGGTGACCGCGAAACTGGCAATGAGTGCGATTGCGACGCTTATTCTTCCCCTGACCTTTCTTATGGTTGTTATCTTTAGATATATCCTGCATTGGGATCTCTTCGCATATGAAGAATGGTTGCTACCAATCTCATTTTGGCTCTATTTTCTGGCCTGTGGTGTAGGAAGTTATCAAGATACCCAGATCCGGGCTGACATTCTTGAATCCTATTTCAAATCTGCGCGCGCCATTTGGCTCAGGCGACTATGCCTGCATGTCGTGGAAACACTGATCTGCTTTGTCATGCTGTATTGGACCTATCTTTTGTTGGATAGCGGCATTGCGCAATATCCGTACTGGCAGAAAACAATTGCCCTCAAAATTCCGTTCTTTGTTGCCCATCTGGGCATCTTTCTCGGGGTTTTCTTCATGGCTTTCTATGGTTTGTTGCATGTCTATGTTCTTGTGAGATTTGGACCGCAAATGATCCGGGAGCCAAGCCCAGTTCAGTGCAAATTGATGGGGGAAGAACAATGTTGCTAG
- the dctP gene encoding TRAP transporter substrate-binding protein DctP, with amino-acid sequence MFRKIRKTLVSATVLATLAVPAVAADVTLKLAGTLPEAHASNRVLEDMIAEIEGANVGIDIKFFPAGQLGSGEELLDDAKFGNVDMVHASVYAVADPRIDFQSLPFLVGGADDIRKITQNPNAEYNKLYTEILEQHGIKHLSTVVEGLIGAVATKMPANPRGIGNQKTTLRVWSSQLAKSTMDLLGYQTTTMNWAEVFPAVQAGTIDGAICCTPELAYTAFAASDVGSVYLDYAAFTENQLIYMNGGKWAKLSEKQKEVIQTAASKAARRMSDEALERTDVIMGKLKEKGWEIVTFTPEERAAIKAVVKEKIWPSVADVIGQDFLDRLSK; translated from the coding sequence ATGTTTCGGAAAATTCGCAAAACCCTCGTAAGTGCGACCGTGCTTGCAACCTTGGCAGTTCCTGCTGTGGCTGCTGATGTCACTTTGAAATTGGCAGGAACCCTACCAGAAGCGCATGCCAGCAATCGTGTTCTCGAAGATATGATTGCTGAAATTGAAGGGGCAAATGTAGGGATTGATATTAAGTTTTTCCCTGCAGGGCAGCTTGGGTCTGGTGAAGAATTGTTGGATGATGCCAAGTTTGGCAATGTAGATATGGTGCATGCCAGTGTTTATGCTGTCGCTGACCCCCGTATTGATTTCCAAAGTCTTCCATTTCTTGTTGGTGGCGCGGACGACATTCGCAAAATCACCCAAAACCCGAATGCTGAATATAACAAGCTCTACACAGAGATTCTTGAGCAGCACGGCATCAAACACTTGTCTACTGTCGTCGAAGGGCTGATTGGAGCTGTTGCGACCAAAATGCCTGCAAATCCGCGTGGTATTGGAAACCAGAAAACAACCCTCCGTGTCTGGAGTTCCCAGTTGGCGAAATCGACCATGGATCTTCTGGGCTATCAAACAACTACCATGAACTGGGCTGAGGTTTTCCCCGCTGTTCAAGCTGGCACAATTGATGGAGCGATCTGTTGTACTCCTGAACTTGCTTACACTGCTTTTGCTGCCAGTGATGTTGGGAGCGTTTATCTCGACTATGCAGCCTTCACCGAGAATCAGCTCATTTATATGAATGGCGGAAAATGGGCGAAACTATCCGAGAAACAGAAGGAAGTTATTCAGACAGCTGCAAGCAAAGCAGCAAGACGTATGTCCGATGAAGCCTTGGAGCGTACCGATGTGATCATGGGTAAGCTCAAGGAAAAAGGCTGGGAGATTGTCACATTCACCCCAGAGGAACGCGCCGCAATCAAAGCTGTCGTAAAGGAAAAAATCTGGCCATCTGTCGCAGATGTCATTGGTCAGGATTTTCTTGACCGACTGAGCAAGTAA
- a CDS encoding Lrp/AsnC family transcriptional regulator, whose product MDVKDRQIIRALQENGRQTNSEIADLVNLSPSPCLRRIRNLEKSGAIRGYSADADPVMYGLSETVFVRIKLECHNKDGVKQFEQKIQNIDEILECHLLTGPMDYQLKVVVPNMVSYENFIRRSLHPIPGVVTIDTCFVYGTIKKKAAFPELG is encoded by the coding sequence ATGGACGTCAAGGATCGCCAGATCATACGGGCTTTACAGGAAAACGGACGTCAAACCAATTCTGAGATCGCAGATCTAGTCAATTTGTCTCCCTCCCCCTGTTTACGCCGGATTCGCAATCTTGAGAAATCTGGCGCAATACGTGGTTATTCGGCAGATGCGGATCCAGTAATGTACGGGCTGTCGGAAACTGTCTTTGTCCGTATCAAACTGGAATGCCATAACAAGGATGGTGTGAAACAATTTGAGCAGAAAATTCAAAATATCGATGAAATATTGGAATGCCACTTGTTAACCGGTCCGATGGACTATCAATTGAAGGTGGTGGTTCCAAACATGGTTTCTTATGAAAACTTTATTCGAAGGAGCCTGCACCCCATACCGGGTGTTGTAACCATCGATACCTGTTTTGTTTATGGCACGATCAAAAAGAAAGCAGCCTTTCCAGAACTTGGCTGA